Proteins from one Hyperolius riggenbachi isolate aHypRig1 chromosome 2, aHypRig1.pri, whole genome shotgun sequence genomic window:
- the LOC137545003 gene encoding uncharacterized protein: EEDEDEEEEDEEEEDEEEEDEEEEDEEEEDEEEEEDEEEEEDEEEEDEEEEEDEEEEDEEEEDEEEEDEEEEEDEEEEDEEEEDEEEEEDEEEEDEEEEDEEEEEDEEEEDEEEDEEEEDEEEDEEEDEEEDEEEEDEEEDEEEDEEEEEDEEEEEDEEEDEEEEEEDEEEDEEEEEEEEEDDEEEDEEEEDEEEEDEKEEEDEKEEEDEEDEEEEDEEEEDEEEEDEEEEDEEEEDEEEEDEEDEEEEDEEEEDEEDEEEEDEEEEDEEEEDEEEEDEEEEDEEEEDEEEEDEEEEEDEEEEDEEEEDEEEEDEEEEEDEEEEDEEEDEEEEDEEEDEEEDEEED, encoded by the coding sequence gaagaagatgaagatgaagaagaagaagatgaagaagaagaagatgaagaagaagaagatgaagaagaagaagatgaagaagaagaagatgaagaagaagaagaagatgaagaagaagaagaagatgaagaagaagaagatgaagaagaagaagaagatgaagaagaagaagatgaagaagaagaagatgaagaagaagaagatgaagaagaagaagaagatgaagaagaagaagatgaagaagaagaagatgaagaagaagaagaagatgaagaagaagaagatgaagaagaagaagatgaagaagaagaagaagatgaagaagaagaagatgaagaagaagatgaagaagaagaagatgaagaagaagatgaagaagaagatgaagaagaagatgaagaagaagaagatgaagaagaagatgaagaagaagatgaagaagaagaagaagatgaagaagaagaagaagatgaagaagaagatgaagaagaagaagaagaagatgaagaagaagatgaagaagaagaagaagaagaagaagaagatgatgaagaagaagatgaagaagaagaagatgaagaagaagaagatgaaaaagaagaagaagatgaaaaagaagaagaagatgaagaagatgaagaagaagaagatgaagaagaagaagatgaagaagaagaagatgaagaagaagaagatgaagaagaagaagatgaagaagaagaagatgaagaagatgaagaagaagaagatgaagaagaagaagatgaagaagatgaagaagaagaagatgaagaagaagaagatgaagaagaagaagatgaagaagaagaagatgaagaagaagaagatgaagaagaagaagatgaagaagaagaagatgaagaagaagaagaagatgaagaagaagaagatgaagaagaagaagatgaagaagaagaagatgaagaagaagaagaagatgaagaagaagaagatgaagaagaagatgaagaagaagaagatgaagaagaagatgaagaagaagatgaagaagaagat